Proteins encoded together in one Peribacillus asahii window:
- a CDS encoding MFS transporter has translation MMEKSQSNRNWIIVFVACFLGLMVDGMDLQMLSLTIPALMEEFQITKTQAGIISTWSLVGMAVGGIIGGWLSDRFGRVRMATYMMIVFSVGTALLGLVQTYEQFIVVRFLSAIGIGAEYSIVTMLMAEYVPTKKRTTILGSLQAAYSVGYLVAALLAGAILPIYGWRPLYLISILPVALAIYIRFKIPEPQGWLEAKQQPKQFKKNEWLTIFKEPKTRAIFLFWIITSTFLQFGYYGVGTWLPTYIIEDLGFNFKTMTSYLVGSYTAMILGKILAGWLADRYGRRNVYILSGLLTAISLPVIYLYNTPGNIIILLTILGFLYGAQYGINSTYMSESFPTHIRGTAVGGAYNIGRFGAAIAPIIIGIIAEAQSIGFGLATLGIAYALSGIIPALFIREKMYDPFKNKENSLGNENENVSEDRVM, from the coding sequence ATGATGGAAAAAAGCCAATCAAATCGAAATTGGATTATTGTATTCGTCGCTTGTTTTTTAGGTCTTATGGTAGATGGAATGGATTTGCAAATGCTATCGTTAACAATTCCTGCTTTAATGGAAGAGTTCCAAATTACAAAAACACAAGCAGGGATTATTAGCACATGGTCTTTAGTAGGTATGGCCGTCGGTGGCATTATAGGTGGTTGGCTATCTGATCGATTTGGTCGGGTACGGATGGCAACCTATATGATGATCGTTTTCTCTGTAGGAACTGCTTTACTTGGTTTAGTGCAAACATACGAGCAATTTATCGTCGTTCGATTTCTTTCTGCTATCGGGATTGGAGCGGAATATTCTATAGTCACAATGCTTATGGCTGAATATGTACCAACGAAAAAACGGACAACTATTTTAGGTTCATTACAAGCAGCTTATTCAGTTGGTTACTTAGTAGCGGCCTTATTGGCAGGTGCAATCTTACCGATTTATGGATGGCGGCCTCTTTACCTTATTTCTATTTTACCTGTAGCTTTAGCTATTTATATCAGATTTAAGATACCAGAACCTCAAGGTTGGTTAGAAGCAAAACAACAACCGAAACAATTCAAGAAAAATGAATGGCTCACAATCTTCAAAGAACCGAAAACAAGAGCAATTTTCCTGTTCTGGATTATTACTTCAACCTTTTTACAGTTTGGCTATTATGGTGTAGGGACTTGGTTGCCGACTTATATTATCGAGGATTTAGGTTTCAATTTTAAGACGATGACAAGTTATCTTGTTGGAAGCTATACAGCCATGATTTTAGGTAAAATTCTTGCAGGTTGGTTAGCAGATAGATATGGCCGTCGTAATGTATATATTCTAAGTGGTTTATTGACAGCTATTTCTTTACCGGTCATTTATTTGTATAACACACCAGGCAATATCATTATCTTACTTACAATCCTTGGATTTTTATATGGTGCACAATATGGAATTAATTCAACGTATATGAGCGAAAGCTTCCCGACACACATTCGGGGTACAGCTGTAGGCGGTGCCTATAATATCGGACGATTTGGGGCAGCGATAGCACCTATTATCATCGGTATTATTGCCGAAGCTCAATCCATTGGGTTCGGCCTGGCTACGCTAGGTATAGCCTATGCATTATCCGGAATTATTCCAGCCTTATTTATTCGAGAAAAAATGTATGATCCATTTAAAAATAAAGAAAACAGTTTAGGTAATGAAAATGAAAACGTTTCCGAAGATCGTGTTATGTGA